The genomic DNA TGCGGGGGACGGAGCTCGTCGGGGTCATCACACGGACGGGACTGTTGCGCTTCCTCTACGATATGCGGGACGTGGAGATACCCGGCGAAGGGGAGGATGTCGACGCGGAAGGGGCGATGGCCCCCCGCAAGAACGTGGCGAACCTGATGCGGGATCGGCTCCCGGCGCGCGTGCTGGCACTGCTGCGGGCGGCGGGGGAGTGCGCGGAGAGCCTGGAGATGAAAGCGTTCGCGGTCGGGGGGTTTGTTCGCGACATCATGATGCGGGTGGAGAACCTCGATGTGGACATCGTGGTCGAGGGGGACGGCATCCGGTTCGCCGAAGCGTTCGCGGAGGAGCAGGGGGCCCGCGTTCGGCCGCACCACAAGTTCGGCACAGCGGTGATGGTCTTCCCGGACGGCTTCAAGCTCGATGTCGCCACCGCGCGCGTGGAGTATTATCTCAAGCCGGCGGCGCTCCCCACGGTGGAGTACAGTTCCCTCAAGCAGGACATGTATCGCCGGGATTTCGTCATCAACACCCTGGCCGTGCGGCTTTCCCCCGAGGGGTTCGGGGAGGTGATCGACTTCTTCGGCGCCCAGCGGGACATCAAGGAGAAGATCATCCGGGTGCTCCACTCCCTGTCGTTCGTCGAGGACCCGACGCGGATCCTCCGGGCGATGCGCTTCGAGCGGCGTTTCGGCTTTACCGTTGGACGTCACACGTTGAACCTCATCCGGAACGCGGTCCGTTTGGACCTTCTTAGCAAGATTCCAAAACCCAGGTTATACAGTGAGTTGGAGCTTATTCTTAAAGAAAACGATCCGGTCTCGATCATCCGGCGACTCTCCGAGCTCGGCCTCGGTACGTCGATCCATCCCGCCTTGATGCTCGAGAAGCCGCACCTTGCGCTCCTGGGTGAGGCGCAGGAGGTGCTCGCATGGTTCTCCCTCCTCTTCCTGGAAGAGAAGGTCGAAAAGTGGGCGGTGTCGTTCCTCGCGCTGCTCGACCCCCTTTCTCCGAACGACGCGAAGAAGCTGGCGAAGGACCTCGGCGTGCGCTCCCGGGTGCGCGAGTGGGTCAGGATCTGCAAGGACGAGGGAGAGAGCGCGATCCTGCAACTGATCTCAATGACTTCCATCTCCCGGAAGATGATCCACGATGTCCTGTCCCCCCTGCCGACAGAGGTCATCCTTTACATGATGGCACGCTCGAAACATCCGGATATAAAAAGATATATCTCTCTCTACTTCACCCAGTTGAAAAACGTCCGGCTCCAGGTGAAGGGACAGGATCTCCTCGACCTCGGGTACCGTCCAGGCCCGCTCTTCAAGAAGATCTTCGACCTCCTCCTCGAGCGGAAGCTGGCCGGCGACCTCCGCAACAAGAAGGAAGAGATCGCCTTTCTCCTCTCCCGCTTCCCCCTACCGCAGAACAGGGACGTTCCTGAGAACTCCCGTTGAACAGGGACATTCCTTGCCGTTTCCATCCTGATTCCACGGATTCGAGGTCCGTTTCCAATCTTCGCGAGTTCTCAGACGATATGACTGACCGGCCCCGATTGCGTTAACGTGGGTTTTGCCGTCGGCTCGATGGCATACCACAAAGCAAAGGAGGCCGGTCATGAACAGGTTATTCATTGGGATGGACGTGCACAAGGAGAAGA from Candidatus Deferrimicrobium sp. includes the following:
- a CDS encoding CBS domain-containing protein, with translation MDVITTHLNADFDTIASMLAACKIYPEAVCVLPGSQEETVKGFLVQSAFYNLPMRKPREIDLDKVTRLILVDIRSRGRIGIFGELIGRPGVPVHVYDHHPDEDSDVKGDVEVIRRVGSTTTILVQILKERGIPIAPDEATVMMLGIYEDTGSLSFPSTTVDDYLAAAHLLSCGAKLAQVSDILARDLTSGQISLLYDLIQGTRTYTIRGVEVVIAEARREEYVGDLALLVHKLRDMEAVSILFVICQMGDRVVLVGRSRKPEVDAAAVMREFGGGGHAYAASATVKDVTTFQIRERILRVLDEKVIPRRSAEDVMASPARTVDAGDTILEVHQALSRSNINAVPVTRGGAVVGILTRQVVEKALYHGLGEERAGEYMNADYETAAPDTEIERVQEIIIGKNQRLVPVLRGTELVGVITRTGLLRFLYDMRDVEIPGEGEDVDAEGAMAPRKNVANLMRDRLPARVLALLRAAGECAESLEMKAFAVGGFVRDIMMRVENLDVDIVVEGDGIRFAEAFAEEQGARVRPHHKFGTAVMVFPDGFKLDVATARVEYYLKPAALPTVEYSSLKQDMYRRDFVINTLAVRLSPEGFGEVIDFFGAQRDIKEKIIRVLHSLSFVEDPTRILRAMRFERRFGFTVGRHTLNLIRNAVRLDLLSKIPKPRLYSELELILKENDPVSIIRRLSELGLGTSIHPALMLEKPHLALLGEAQEVLAWFSLLFLEEKVEKWAVSFLALLDPLSPNDAKKLAKDLGVRSRVREWVRICKDEGESAILQLISMTSISRKMIHDVLSPLPTEVILYMMARSKHPDIKRYISLYFTQLKNVRLQVKGQDLLDLGYRPGPLFKKIFDLLLERKLAGDLRNKKEEIAFLLSRFPLPQNRDVPENSR